The following coding sequences lie in one Osmerus mordax isolate fOsmMor3 chromosome 13, fOsmMor3.pri, whole genome shotgun sequence genomic window:
- the tnfaip8l3 gene encoding tumor necrosis factor alpha-induced protein 8-like protein 3: MDSDSGEQSEGDLSPGQESFNSRSLALQAQKKILSKMATMAVANLLTDDTSSEILDELYKASREFTKSKKEAHKIIKDVIKIALKIGILYRNHQFSPDDLDTVERFKKKMNQAAMTAVSFHEVEYTFDRNILSELLLECRDLLHALVEQHLTARSHARIDHVFNHFANGQFLSELYGDRDEYRLYLRKICHGINKLLDEGTL; encoded by the exons ATGGATTCTGACTCGGGAGAGCAGAGCGAGGGAGACCTGTCCCCAG GTCAGGAGAGTTTTAACTCACGCTCGTTGGCCTTGCAGGCCCAGAAGAAGATCCTGAGCAAGATGGCGACTATGGCTGTGGCCAACCTGCTAACGGACGACACCAGCAGTGAGATTCTGGACGAGCTGTACAAGGCCAGTCGGGAGTTCACCAAGAGCAAGAAGGAGGCCCACAAAATCATCAAGGACGTCATCAAGATAGCCCTCAAGATTGGAATCCTCTACCGCAATCATCAGTTCAGCCCGGACGACCTCGACACTGTCGAACGGTTCAAGAAAAAGATGAACCAGGCGGCCATGACCGCTGTCAGTTTCCACGAGGTCGAGTATACCTTCGACCGGAATATTCTCTCTGAGCTGCTTCTAGAGTGCAGGGACCTGCTGCACGCGCTGGTCGAGCAGCACCTGACGGCACGGTCGCATGCGCGCATCGACCACGTCTTTAACCATTTTGCCAACGGGCAGTTCCTGTCAGAGCTGTACGGGGACAGAGACGAGTACAGACTCTACCTCAGGAAGATCTGCCATGGAATCAACAAACTGCTGGACGAAGGAACACTTTAA
- the tmod2 gene encoding tropomodulin-2 has protein sequence MALSFKKDLDKYKEIDEDEILNKLSEEELKQLETALEEMDPENALLPASMRQKDQTNKQTTGTFNRDRLLNYLEKEALEYKDREDILPFTGERKGKAFVPKQKTSEMRSEEVTTLDPELEEALSSATDTELCDLAAILGVHTLVTSTQTYDGTSSKEGFNNVIKGEKMNPVFDEPPNPTNVEDTLQRIKSDDSSLTDVNLNNIKNIPIPTLKDFAKAMENNTHVKKFSLAATRSNDPIAVAFSEMLRENKTLRCLNLESNFITGAGVQALVDALRDNDTLIEIKIDNQRQQLGTTVEMEIAKMLEENHSIVKFGYHFTQQGPRSRAAGAITKNNDLVRKRRVEGDL, from the exons ATGGCGCTGTCCTTCAAGAAAGACCTGGACAAGTACAAGGAGatcgacgaggatgagattctcAACAAGCTCTCCGAGGAGGAACTCAAACAGCTGGAGACGGCCCTAGAGGAGATGGATCCTGAg AATGCCCTCCTGCCAGCGAGTATGCGCCAGAAGGATCagaccaacaaacaaacaactggGACGTTCAACAGAGATCGCCTCCTCAACTACCTGGAGAAGGAGGCACTGGAGTACAAGGACAGAGAGGACATCCTCCCCTTCACCGGCGAGAGAAAag GTAAAGCATTTGTTCCCAAGCAGAAGACCTCGGAGATGCGCTCAGAGGAAGTCACGACCCTCGACCCAGAACTAGAGGAAGCCCTGTCCAGCGCCACAGACACAGAGCTGTGTGACCTAGCAg CAATCCTCGGGGTACACACACTGGTGACCAGCACTCAGACCTACGATGGGACCAGCAGTAAAGAGGGATTCAACA ATGTGATCAAAGGAGAGAAGATGAACCCGGTGTTCGACGAGCCTCCCAACCCCACCAACGTTGAGGATACCCTGCAGAGGATAAAGAGCGATGACAGCTCTCTAACAGACGTTAACCTCAACAACATCAAG aACATTCCCATTCCCACACTGAAGGACTTTGCCAAGGCTATGGAAAACAACACTCACGTCAAGAAGTTCAGTCTGGCGGCCACCAGGAGTAACGACCCCATCGCTGTG gcctTCAGTGAGATGTTGAGGGAGAACAAGACCTTGCGGTGTCTGAACCTCGAGTCCAACTTCATCACTGGAGCCGGCGTGCAGGCCCTGGTGGATGCCCTGAGAGATAACGACACACTCATAGAGATCAAGATAGacaaccag AGGCAGCAGTTGGGTACAACGGTAGAGATGGAGATCGCTAAGATGTTAGAGGAGAACCATAGCATAGTGAAGTTCGGCTACCATTTCACCCAGCAAGGACCACGATCTAGAGCCGCTGGAGCCATCACCAAGAACAACGATCTGG TGCGCAAGAGGCGAGTGGAGGGGGACTTGTAA
- the scg3 gene encoding secretogranin-3 isoform X1: protein MASKGTRFFILIQVLALTVSQGSAFPTPAANDDKAVYNRQLTEERPLQEQIAEADSVKAAVLSVDTKAQAETKETKAEPENDDFTLLKSLAEGQKSKETNETPVSESHAEEQDSTKNRRLADDYDSTKARMDYDDPESFRQVDGTPLTAEDIVQKIANKIYEEDDRGVFDRIVSKLLKLGLITESQADTLEYEVAEALQELITKNAKNNEIEDSEMDYPKTRGDLDDQSQDTNMDMPESNSRLDGNNEEDDVHEEQDAIDDEVDRDAEGEGDDVEDEGWDKEAEEGNEREREDRNEGEGEEGNELNPEDGLQDLQYFPNFYRLLKSLDSEQDAHERKTLITIMKTLIDFVKMMVKYGTITPEEGVSYLENLDAMIALQTKNKLGKSLGTPDISPPAGKTPDDDDNTKEAAAKMQKEYETLKDSTKKAQPPTEAHHPGQSETYLEAIRKNIEWLKKHNKDEGKNDYDLSKLRDFMDQQVDSYIDKGIIEKDEGETIKRIYGSL, encoded by the exons ATGGCGTCTAAAGGCACGAGGTTTTTCATCCTTATCCAGGTTCTTGCGCTGACTGTTTCCCAGGGTTCTGCTTTTCCTACACCTGCCGCGAACGATG ATAAAGCAGTGTACAACCGTCAGTTGACAGAGGAGAGACCGCTCCAAGAGCAG ATTGCAGAGGCAGACAGCGTCAAGGCAGCAGTCCTGTCTGTTG ATACTAAAGCCCAAGCTGAAACTAAGGAGACCAAGGCAGAGCCGGAGAACGATGACTTCACCCTGCTCAAGTCCCTGGCTGAAGGTCAAAAGTCAAAGGAAACCAATGAGACGCCAGTCAGCGAGAGCCATGCGGAGGAGCAGGATTCCACTAAGAACCGTCGCCTGGCTGACGACTATGACTCAACAAAGGCGAGAATGGACTATG ACGACCCAGAGAGTTTCCGCCAGGTGGACGGCACTCCACTGACAGCTGAGGACATCGTCCAGAAGATCGCTAACAAGATCTACGAGGAGGATGACAGAGGAGTGTTTGACAGGATCGTCTCCAAGCTGTTGAAACTGGGACTG ATCACTGAGAGCCAGGCAGATACTCTGGAGTACGAAGTGGCTGAGGCCTTGCAGGAACTCATCACTAAGAATGCCAAGAACAACGAGATTGAAGACTCTGAAATGGACTATCCCAAAACCAGGGGAGACCTGGATGACCAGAGCCAAGACACAAACATG GACATGCCAGAGTCAAACAGTCGCCTGGATGGAAACAACGAGGAAGATGATGTCCATGAAGAGCAGGATGCCATCGATGATGAGGTGGACAGAGAcgcggagggagaaggggatgatgtggaggatgaggggtgggACAAAGAAGCGGAggaagggaacgagagagagagggaggacagaaacgaaggcgagggggaggaggggaacgaGCTAAACCCAGAGGACGGTCTTCAGGACCTGCAGTATTTCCCCAACTTCTACCGTTTGCTCAAGAGCCTCGACTCAG AACAAGATGCCCACGAGAGGAAGACTCTGATCACCATCATGAAGACTCTGATTGACTTTGTGAAAATGATGGTGAAGTACGGCACCATCACACCCGAAGAGGGGGTCTCCTATCTGG AGAACCTAGATGCCATGATTGCCCTGCAGACCAAGAACAAGCTGGGCAAGTCCCTGGGCACTCCAGACATCAGCCCACCTGCGG GGAAGACCCCAGACGACGACGACAACACCAAGGAGGCGGCCGCCAAGATGCAGAAAGAGTACGAGACCCTGAAGGACTCCACCAAGAAGGCGCAGCCCCCGACCGAAGCCC ATCACCCTGGCCAGTCTGAGACCTACCTGGAGGCTATCAGGAAGAACATTGAATGGctgaaaaaacacaacaaagatGAAGGCAAAAATG ATTATGACCTGTCTAAACTGAGGGACTTCATGGACCAGCAGGTGGACTCGTACATAGACAAGGGCATCATCGAGAAGGACGAAGGGGAGACCATCAAGAGGATCTACGGCAGTCTTTAA
- the scg3 gene encoding secretogranin-3 isoform X2, with the protein MASKGTRFFILIQVLALTVSQGSAFPTPAANDDKAVYNRQLTEERPLQEQIAEADSVKAAVLSVDTKAQAETKETKAEPENDDFTLLKSLAEGQKSKETNETPVSESHAEEQDSTKNRRLADDYDSTKARMDYDDPESFRQVDGTPLTAEDIVQKIANKIYEEDDRGVFDRIVSKLLKLGLITESQADTLEYEVAEALQELITKNAKNNEIEDSEMDYPKTRGDLDDQSQDTNMDMPESNSRLDGNNEEDDVHEEQDAIDDEVDRDAEGEGDDVEDEGWDKEAEEGNEREREDRNEGEGEEGNELNPEDGLQDLQYFPNFYRLLKSLDSEQDAHERKTLITIMKTLIDFVKMMVKYGTITPEEGVSYLENLDAMIALQTKNKLGKSLGTPDISPPADDDDNTKEAAAKMQKEYETLKDSTKKAQPPTEAHHPGQSETYLEAIRKNIEWLKKHNKDEGKNDYDLSKLRDFMDQQVDSYIDKGIIEKDEGETIKRIYGSL; encoded by the exons ATGGCGTCTAAAGGCACGAGGTTTTTCATCCTTATCCAGGTTCTTGCGCTGACTGTTTCCCAGGGTTCTGCTTTTCCTACACCTGCCGCGAACGATG ATAAAGCAGTGTACAACCGTCAGTTGACAGAGGAGAGACCGCTCCAAGAGCAG ATTGCAGAGGCAGACAGCGTCAAGGCAGCAGTCCTGTCTGTTG ATACTAAAGCCCAAGCTGAAACTAAGGAGACCAAGGCAGAGCCGGAGAACGATGACTTCACCCTGCTCAAGTCCCTGGCTGAAGGTCAAAAGTCAAAGGAAACCAATGAGACGCCAGTCAGCGAGAGCCATGCGGAGGAGCAGGATTCCACTAAGAACCGTCGCCTGGCTGACGACTATGACTCAACAAAGGCGAGAATGGACTATG ACGACCCAGAGAGTTTCCGCCAGGTGGACGGCACTCCACTGACAGCTGAGGACATCGTCCAGAAGATCGCTAACAAGATCTACGAGGAGGATGACAGAGGAGTGTTTGACAGGATCGTCTCCAAGCTGTTGAAACTGGGACTG ATCACTGAGAGCCAGGCAGATACTCTGGAGTACGAAGTGGCTGAGGCCTTGCAGGAACTCATCACTAAGAATGCCAAGAACAACGAGATTGAAGACTCTGAAATGGACTATCCCAAAACCAGGGGAGACCTGGATGACCAGAGCCAAGACACAAACATG GACATGCCAGAGTCAAACAGTCGCCTGGATGGAAACAACGAGGAAGATGATGTCCATGAAGAGCAGGATGCCATCGATGATGAGGTGGACAGAGAcgcggagggagaaggggatgatgtggaggatgaggggtgggACAAAGAAGCGGAggaagggaacgagagagagagggaggacagaaacgaaggcgagggggaggaggggaacgaGCTAAACCCAGAGGACGGTCTTCAGGACCTGCAGTATTTCCCCAACTTCTACCGTTTGCTCAAGAGCCTCGACTCAG AACAAGATGCCCACGAGAGGAAGACTCTGATCACCATCATGAAGACTCTGATTGACTTTGTGAAAATGATGGTGAAGTACGGCACCATCACACCCGAAGAGGGGGTCTCCTATCTGG AGAACCTAGATGCCATGATTGCCCTGCAGACCAAGAACAAGCTGGGCAAGTCCCTGGGCACTCCAGACATCAGCCCACCTGCGG ACGACGACGACAACACCAAGGAGGCGGCCGCCAAGATGCAGAAAGAGTACGAGACCCTGAAGGACTCCACCAAGAAGGCGCAGCCCCCGACCGAAGCCC ATCACCCTGGCCAGTCTGAGACCTACCTGGAGGCTATCAGGAAGAACATTGAATGGctgaaaaaacacaacaaagatGAAGGCAAAAATG ATTATGACCTGTCTAAACTGAGGGACTTCATGGACCAGCAGGTGGACTCGTACATAGACAAGGGCATCATCGAGAAGGACGAAGGGGAGACCATCAAGAGGATCTACGGCAGTCTTTAA
- the lysmd2 gene encoding lysM and putative peptidoglycan-binding domain-containing protein 2 encodes MAEFSPVLPMRDGGGRFGQPIFPRSRSGSESESELSQSLARTKIRSYGSTASVTASLGEKFIEHRVTDSDTLQGIALKYGVTMEQIKRANKLFSNDCIFLRNSLNIPVVSEKSSIFNGLSLESPDGEGEPNSLDHDPSSTMQDIEVPSPPDSPPPENSKINPQSQPEELSAKDFLHRLDLQIKQSKQAARRLKEEEVRDSDEEYTAPVSAYQEI; translated from the exons ATGGCGGAGTTCTCGCCTGTTTTGCcgatgagggatggaggaggaaggttTGGCCAACCTATATTCCCGCGGTCCAGGTCTGGTTCCGAGTCGGAGAGCGAGCTGTCTCAGAGCCTGGCCCGGACAAAGATCCGGTCGTATGGAAGCACTGCTAGCGTTACGGCCTCTTTGGGAGAGAAATTCATAGAGCATCGGGTTACAGACAGTGATACCTTGCAAGGTATTGCCCTTAAATACGGTGTAACG ATGGAGCAGATCAAGAGGGCCAACAAGCTCTTCAGTAACGACTGCATCTTCCTGAGGAACAGTCTCAACATCCCAGTTGTCTCTGAGAAATCCTCCATTTTTAACGGACTGTCCCTGGAGTCTCCTGACGGAGAGGGGGAGCCTAACTCTCTGGACCACGACCCCTCCAGTACGATGCAAGACATAGAGGTTCCCTCCCCACCCGACTCTCCACCCCCAGAGAACTCCAAAATAAACCCTCAGTCTCAGCCTGAGGAACTGTCGGCCAAAGATTTCCTGCACAGACTGGACTTGCAAATCAAACAGTCAAAGCAGGCAGCGCGGAGACTCAAAGAGGAAGAAGTGAG GGACAGTGATGAAGAGTACACAGCCCCGGTCTCAGCATACCAGGAAATCTAA